A genomic region of Mus pahari chromosome 22, PAHARI_EIJ_v1.1, whole genome shotgun sequence contains the following coding sequences:
- the LOC110338957 gene encoding small ubiquitin-related modifier 2-like — MADEKPKKGVKTENNDHINLKVVGQDGSVVQCKIKRHTPLSKLMKAYCERQVGIEEEDMIDGFQQQTGGVF, encoded by the exons ATGGCTGATGAGAAACCCAAGAAAGGAGTCAAGACTGAGAACAATGATCATATTAATTTGAAGGTGGTGGGACAGGATGGTTCTGTGGTTCAGTGTAAGATTAAGAGGCATACACCACTTAGTAAACTAATGAAAGCCTATTGTGAACGGCAGG TTGGAATAGAGGAGGAAGATATGATTGATGGGTTCCAGCAGCAGACTGGAGGTGTCTTCTAA